Part of the Halalkalibacter krulwichiae genome is shown below.
TCATTCATCTTTAAAACTCCTTCCATCCAAATCATTCAACCAAAATATAATAAGCTCTATTTCTTCCGAGCGAATTTCAGTGAAGTTTCCTTCATACATTATACGTGGATCTTACAATAAACTCAATGAAACTTGTTTGTCGATCTTAGTAAGTTACACCAAAGCTGTTTGACACACATAAAAAATCGACGCTCTAGTAATGAGCATCGATTTTTTGTTTTACATAAATTCAGCCATAAGTTCATCAAACTTTGCTTCATCTATTTTCAAGTCATGGTGAGCAAGTGGTTTGTCAGAATAATTTTCAATTAACTGTTGATAAGAAGGCTGCTCTGTATTTTGATAAATTAACCCAGTGACAAGACCGTTATGCTCCATTAAAGTTTGCATAGCTTTCATTCGATTGTTAGGATCGTATTCTTCTACATCCTCTAGTTTCGTTATATTTTCTTTAAACCAATCGTACGTGTTCACTTTATTGAAAGTGACACATGGACTATACACATTAATAAGAGAGAATCCTTTATGATTTATTCCTTGCTCAATTAATGACGTTAGCTCCTTTAAGTCTTTAGAGAAGCTTTGCGCAACAAATGTAGCTCCAGCAGTAAGTGCCATTTCCATTACATTTAATGCAGATTCAATTGAACCACCTGGTGTACTTTTAGTTTTAAAGCCCATTTCAGAACGAGGTGATGTTTGTCCTTTTGTTAACCCGTAGATCTGGTTATCCATAACAATGTACGTGACATCAATGTTACGACGGATCGCATGAACTGTATGTCCCATACCAATCGCAAAACCATCACCGTCTCCACCAGATGCAATAACGGTTAAGTCACGATTTGCCATTTTTACCCCTTGAGCAATCGGCAATGCACGACCATGAACACCGTGAAGACCGTAAGAATTAATATAACCGGAAATCCGTCCTGAACAACCAATACCCGAGATCACAGCAAGATCATCCGGCTCAATGCCAACATTTGCTGCTGCACGCTGTATTGCAGCTTGAACAGAGAAATCACCGCAACCAGGACACCAGTTAGGTTTTACTTTATTACGAAAGTCTTTAAATGTTGCCATTTACACCAACTCCTTACTAGCTTCTACTTTTTTCTTGCAAATCTGATGCAACTCACCAGGTAAGAACGGATTTCCATCATATTTTAATACATGTTCAATTTGAACATCGCCTACATTCATCTTAATTATATTAGCTAATTGTGCAGTCGCATTATTTTCAACAACAATTACTTTTTTCGCTTTAGCAATTTGTTGCTTTAATGCATCTGCTGGGAAAGGATGCAATAAACGAATTTGAGCATGATTAACCTTAATACCATCAGCTTCTAGTCTTGGCATTGCCTCTTCAATTGTACCGCGCGTTGAGTTCACTCCAACAACCAAAATATCTGCTTCTTGGTGTTCTGCATGAACATGTAACGGATTCTTAAATGTATTAGGCAAATCAGCTAATTTCCGCAAACGCTTATCCATTTGAGCAATACGGTTTTCTGGACTCTCTGACGGTTTTCCAGTTTCATCATGCTCTACTCCAGTCACATGGTGAATGCCATTTTTCATTCCTGGAATTACACGGTTTGAAACACCAGAATCCGTTACTTCATAACGCTTATAATAAGTACCATCAATTCTCTCTGGCAATTCTTCACCAAGTTTAAGAGCGCCACGACGAATTTCAACTCGATTATAGTCTAACGGTTCTACTGTTTGCTTTCCTAACGATAGAGCTAAATCAGTTACTAGTATAACTGGACATTGGTACTCCTCAGCTAGATTAAAAGCCTCAACTGTATCATAAAAAGCTTCTTCAACCGTACTTGGTGTCATGACAATTTTTGGGATATCGCCATGCGTGCTATAGATCATAGCCATCAAGTCTGATTGTTCTTGCTTTGTCGGTAATCCTGTACTTGGTCCCCACGTTGCGTGTCAAAGATCACAAGGGGTTGCTCTGTCATTCCTGATAAACCAATGGCCTCTGCCATTAAAGATAAACCAGGACCTGCAGAAGCAGTAAATGCACGAACCCCAGCATAGTTTGCACCAATTGCCATTGTACAAGCAGCGATTTCATCCTCTGTTTGAATAACGGTGCCTCCAAATTCAGGAACTCTCTTAATCATATATTCCATAATTTCAGAAGCTGGCGTAATTGGGTAAGCCGCCATGAAACGGCTTCCTGCTGCAATAGCTCCCATTCCAATTGCATCATTTCCAATCATAAACATTCTTTTCTTACCATCTGCTGGTGCTAGTCTTAGCTCTGGTAGATCACCAGCTTCATTACGGAAATACTCTGCTCCAGCACGAATAGCTTCCATATTTTTCTCCACTACAGTGGCGCCTTTTTTCAAAAATAAGTCTTCAACAACATCTTGATAAGTTGATGGGTTAAGACCTAAAATGGCACTCGAAGCACCTACAGCAACCATGTTTTTCATAAGAGATGTACCAAGTTCTGTTGCAATTTCAGTAAATGGTACAACGAACAAACGAGCTTCATAACCTTCTGTAACAACAGGGTTAAATTTAGCATCAGCAATAATCACACCATCTTGACGAAGCTCATGAATATTTACATCAATTGTTTCTTGGTCAAATGCAACAAGTATATTTAAATCGTCTGATATCGAGTTTAACGGTTTCGTGCTAACTCGGATTTTATTATTCGTATGTCCACCCTTAATTCTAGATGAGAAATGACGATATCCGAATAGAAAATAACCTTGGCGATTTAATGCCGAAGCAAAAATCTCACCTGTGCTCTCAATTCCTTCCCCTTGCTGACCCCGACTTTCCATGATAATTGCTCTCTCACTCTCTTCACTCCTCATTTGTCTTTTAGACTATATAGCACGTAATTAAAATTATAGTTATTTTAGCACATTTCCGAGTAGACTACTAGAATTTATTTTAACTTTAATCTAATGTAGGAACTTAAACGTCATTATAATAGTCCCTCTCCTCTAAAAATGCAAGTTATTTTTCCTGTCGCTTCTTCTCTTCAGCCGACTTCTCTCGTTTTCTTAATTAATATTTCACCATTTTATACATTGAATATTTCTCCTTACATGTGACAAACTATCCAAAATAAAACCAGATTTATTTTCTCTCTTCGGCCTAACTATGACATTGACCTTTTAAAAAGAGATCTAGTCATTTGAACGGTCATAATGGTAATAAAACCTCTTTAATCAGACTCTTAAAAGATCAATATCATAGATAACGTTAAAAGGAGAGGTTAACGTGATGAAACATCGAAAGCCTCGGCTTATTAAAAAGAAGAAGACAAAACAAAACAACGAAGACCAATTTCAAACACCGACAGATCAAACAATCGCAAAATTTAAAAATCAAAAAGTAAACCCCGATATACAACAGTCTATTGAATTTCTGCAAAATTTACTCGGTGATAATGATGACATGGTTATGAGACGGTTTCATGTATTTGGCAAACATGACGCCGTTCTCTTTTACTTTGAATATTTCAATAATAAAGAAGATGTACAGGATATACTGAAATCGTTTATGTATCCACCATTGCATCTAGAAAAGGAGAAAGTTTCAAAAATTTACCTAAAAGAAGTATTGCTAAATGAAACTCTATTTCATGCAGATGCTAAGCTCATTGGTGATATATCGACATTGCTCCAAGCACTGATGGAAGGCAATTCAATTGTATTGATCGACGGTTTAAATGAAGCCTTTGTTATCGGTGCCCGTAATGTTGATAAACGCTCGGTAGACAATCCGGACACTGAAAGAGCGATTCGGGGGCCGCGTGAGGGATTTATTGAACCGATATCCTCTAATATTGCTTTACTACGTTATCGTTTGCAAACAACAGATTTCTGTATAAATACAATGAAGGTGGGACGCGTAACGAATACTAAGGTGGCTTTATGCTACGTTAAAGGAATTGCGGACCCCGGGCTTGTACAGGAAGTAAAAGACCGTGTTACTTCCATTGACATTGATACAATTCAAGACTCAGGTTACATTGAACAATTTATTGAAGACAGTCACCTGTC
Proteins encoded:
- a CDS encoding 2-oxoacid:ferredoxin oxidoreductase subunit beta, giving the protein MATFKDFRNKVKPNWCPGCGDFSVQAAIQRAAANVGIEPDDLAVISGIGCSGRISGYINSYGLHGVHGRALPIAQGVKMANRDLTVIASGGDGDGFAIGMGHTVHAIRRNIDVTYIVMDNQIYGLTKGQTSPRSEMGFKTKSTPGGSIESALNVMEMALTAGATFVAQSFSKDLKELTSLIEQGINHKGFSLINVYSPCVTFNKVNTYDWFKENITKLEDVEEYDPNNRMKAMQTLMEHNGLVTGLIYQNTEQPSYQQLIENYSDKPLAHHDLKIDEAKFDELMAEFM